Genomic window (Candidatus Eisenbacteria bacterium):
ACGCGCGTGATCCACGGCCGGTCGACGAGCACTGCTCGTGCTACACCTGCCGCCGGTTCAGCCGGGGAGCCTTGCGCCACCTCCACCTCGCGCACGAGATGCTGGCCGCGCAGCTCGCGACCCTGCACAACCTCCACTTCTACCTCCAGCTGATGCGGGAGATCCGCGCGGCACTCGCCGAGGGGACGTTCCCCGGACGTGCGGCGGTCGCGGCGGGGGCGTGGGCCTAGCGTGGGAACGGCGTGGGCACAGAGCGGCGAGCCCGCCGGGCCGCCGCCGATGCTGGTGCAGCTGGCGCCGCTCGTCCTGATCGGCGCCATCTTCTACATGCTGCTGATCCGGCCCGAGCAGCGCCGCCGCAAGGACCTGGAATCCCAGGTCGCGGGACTGAAGCGCAACGACCAGGTCGTCCTCTCGAGTGGCATCCACGGACGGGTGACCGCGCTCGGTGAGAAGGTCCTGACGATCGAGATCGCCCCCAAGGTGCCGGTGCAGGTCGATCGCGACTCGATCGGGCGCGTGCTGACGGCCCCGTCGGCGGAGGCCCGGGAGAAGGAACGGGAGAAGTCCTGATGGGATCAGTCACCTATCGAGCCGCGCTCTTCGCGGCCTTGTCGCTGGCGTCGCTGGTGATGCTGGCGCCCACGTTCGCCCCGTCGGTGCCGGCCTGGTGGCCGTGGAAGCAGTCCTTGCGGCTCGGACTGGATCTGCAGGGCGGTACGCACCTCCTGTACACGGTCGGGATCGAGCAGGCGGTCGACAACACGATCGATCGCGTCGGGCGCGACCTCGAGCGGGAGCTGAAGTCGGCGCAGGTCGGCGCGTTCACCGTCGACCGCGAGGGCCGCAAGCTCGTGGTGCGCCTCGCGAACAAGGACAAGCGCCAGGAGGCACGCGACATCGTGAAGAGCCGCTTCCCGAACCTCGTGAGCGGCGAGAGCAGCGGCGATGCGGACCTGACGCTCGAGCTGACGCCCGTGGAGATGGAGCGCGTGCGCTCCGGCGTCGTCGATCAAGCGCTCCAGGTGATCCGCAATCGGATCGACCAGTTCGGCGTCACGGAGCCGACCGTGCTCGCGCAGGGCACCGACGAGATCGTCGTGCAGTTGCCGGGGATCCAGGATCCGCAGCGGGCAAAGGACCTGATCGGACGCACCGCCGTCCTCGAGTTCAAGCTCGTGGCGCAGGGTCCCCAGGCTGGCACCGTCGACGCGCCGGGACCCGGGATGCAGGTGCTGCCTGGAGCGCCGAACGAGCGCGGCGGCAAGGCGAAGTACCTGCTCGAGCGACGACCGATCATGACGGGCGACGTCATCACCGACGCGCGCGTGGCGCCGGGGGGCTCGCTCGAGGGACCGGTCGTCGAGTTCGTGCTCGACGCGGAGGGAACGCGGCTCTTCGGCGACGCGACGCGCGCCAACGTGCAGCGCCAGCTCGCGATCGTGCTCGACGGGTACGTCGAGTCGGCTCCGGTCATCGAGACGCCGATCACCGAGGGGCGCGGGATCATCCGCGGTCGCTTCGACTTCAAGGAAGCCCAGGACCTGGCGAACGTGCTGCGCAACGGCGCGCTGCCGGCGCCGTTGCAGCTCCAGGAGGAGCGCACGGTGGGCCCGTCGCTCGGCAAGGACTCGATTCGAAAGGGAAGCCTCTCCTTCATCGTGGGCGCCCTGGGCGTCATCGTGTTCATGCTGTTCTACTACCGCGGCGGCGGCGCGATCGCCGATGCCGCGTTGATCGTGAACGTGCTGCTCCTGCTCGGGGTCTTCGCCGTGGGAGGATTCACCCTCACCCTGCCTGGCATCGCGGGTGTGGTCCTGACGACGGGTATGGCCGTCGACGTCAACGTCCTGGTCCTCGAGCGGGTTCGGGAGGAGCTTCGCCTCGGCAAGTCGCCACGTGCGGCGATCGAAGCAGGCTACGAGCGTGCGAAGCAGGCGATCCTGGACTCGAACGTCTGCACCTTCGGATCGGGCCTGATCCTGTTCCAGTTCGGGACCGGCCCGGTGCGTGGATTCGCGGTCACCTTGTGCGTGGGGATTCTCACGACGCTCGCCACCGGCGTGTACGGAACCCGCGTCGTCTACGACTGGCTCGCGTCGCGCGGCCGCTTGAAGACCGTGAGCGTCTGAGGGGGATGCCGAGCATGGCTACCAAGGCAAGTGCGGTGGCGAAACCGGCGACCACGATCCCTCATTTCGTCGAGCTGATCCCATCGAACCTGAAGGTGGACTTCGTCCGCATGATGGGCCCGATGCTCATGTTTTCGTGGACCATCATCTTGATCGGACTCGTGTCGATCTACCTGCGGGGGGGCCTCAACTACGGGATCGACTTCGCCGGCGGGACGTTGGTCCACGTGAAGTTCCCGCAGGCGACGGCGGTGGCCGATCTCCGCGCGGCGCTCGAAGGGCCCGGGGTTCGCGAGCTCATCGTGCAGGACGTGGGCGGTGCCGGCCAGGAGTTCCAGATCCGGCTCCTCGCCGCCGAGGGAGAGAACGAAACCACGACGGCGGCGAACGCGAAGGCGGGGCTGCAGGCGAAGTTCGGCGAGGGCTCCTTCGAAGTACTCCGGGTCGAGACCGTGGGCCCGAAGGTCGGCAAGGACCTCTGGCGCGACGCGACGCTCGCCGTGCTGGCGTCGACGCTGCTCATGGGCATCTACATCTGGTTCCGCTTCGATCTGCGCTTCGGGATCGGGGCCGCCGTCGCGCTCTTGCACGACGTGCTCATCACCGTCGCGCTGTTGTCGCTCTTCAACATGGAGTTCGATCTGACGACCGTGAGCGCGCTGCTGACGGTGGTCGGCTACTCGGTGCACGATACCGTCATCATCTCCGACCGCATTCGTGAGAACCTCACCAAGATGCGCAAGGAGACCCTGGTCACGATCGTCAACCGGTCGATCAACGAGACCCTCTCGCGAACGATCATCACGAGCGGCACGGCGATCCTGGTCACGATGTCGCTCTTCTTCCTGGGCGGTCCGGTGATCCACAGCTTCGCGTTCGCGCTGCTGGTCGGCTTCACCGTCGGGACGTACTCGTCGATCTACGTGGCCGCGCCGATCGTCATCTGGCTCGAGGGCAAGGTCGGGCGCACCGCGTAGGGCGCGCGCTTCCGTTGCAAGTCGAAGACTTTCCGGAGAAAAGTAGTTTCTTGACCGTTCGGGAGGGGCCTGCTACCACCTCCGCCATTCCTACGGGACCCTGGCGACATGGTGGAGAAGGACGAGGCCCTGCTGAACAGCAAAGAAGTCGCCGAGATCCTCGATCTCAGCCCGGACACCGTCAACGAGCTCGCGCGCAAGAGCGTCCTGCCGGCCTTCAAACGTGGCCGCCAGTGGCGCTTTCGTAAACCCGACATCGTCTCCTACAAGCGGGAACGCTGGAGTGCGACCGCGGCATGAGGTCCGCCGCCGCTCCCAGCGCCGGGGACCGGCGCTAGCCGGCGCTCGGGCGCAGCCTCTACTCGACTCGACGAGGAGTCATATGGCCTTGGCAAACACGCAACCGCACGAGAGCGCGCTCTACTACGAGTTCTCACACCTCTACGACGCGTTCTTCGGGCGCGTGTTCTATCCGCGCATCGCCAGGGTGATCCGGTCACTCGCGATTCCCCCGGGGGCGCGGGTGCTGGAGATCGGCGTCGGCACGGGCCTCTCGCTCGATGCCTATCCGTCGCACTGCCAGGTGGTCGGCATCGACCTCGCGCCCGACATGCTGGAGCGCGCGCAGGAGCGGATCGATCGCAACGGCTGGCGCCACATCACGCTCGAGCAGGGAGATGCGCTCGACCTGCGCTTCGCCGACAACACGTTCGACTACGTGATGGCGTTCCACGTCGTGAGCGTGGTGCCCGATGCTGGACGCCTCATGCGGGAGGCGCAGCGCGTCGGCAAGCCGGGCGGGCTCATCACGGTCATCAACCACTTCCGCAGCGAGAATCCCGCGGTGGCCAGGGTACAGCGCGTGATCGACCCGATGACGCGGCGGCTCGGCTGGACGACGTCGCTCCAGCTTCGCGACATCCTCGATCGGCGCTCGCTGCACGTCGAGCGCCAGTGGAAGACCTCGCCGCGCTCGCTGTTCACGATCGTCGTCGCGCGCAACGCGAAGGCCGTCCGTGCTCGCGCCGAAGTGCGCGGCGCCGCCGAGGTCGAGCGGACCTACTGACGGCGGGTCGGGGGCCGCATCGGGATCAGCCCCCGTCGAATCAACAGATCGGCCTCGCGCTGGCTGCCCGTCTGGAGCCACCGCTTGTAGAGCCGGACCGCGTCCTGGTCCCGGCGAAAGAGCTCGAGTTCGCTGATCTCGCCGAGCACGCGTACGAAGTCGAGGAAGCGGTCGGCCAGCTCGACGAACGATTGTGAGAGCCCCCCGCGCGCCATCTCGCCCGAGAGCCGGGCGTACGCGGTGCGTCCGAGCGACGCGTAGTAGCCGGGCCCGACGAGGCTGCGGTCGAGCGAGTCGATGAAGATGCCGGTCACGAAGAGCGCGGTGTCCGCCACGCGGCGCAAGGTGTCGAAACGTTGCGCGGGCGGCAGTTCGCCCGCGCGCAGGTAGTCGACCGCGAGCGGCGGGTCGAGGAGGTCGGGTCGCCCCGGGCGAGCGAAGCGCTCGAGCAGGTGGACGAGGTAGAACTCGGTCGTCTCCGAGGAGGCGACTCCCTGCGCGTGCAGCGCGTGCTGCACGAGCTCGTGGAAGAGCGCGGTCAGGCTTCCGGTCTGGACCTTGATGGGGCCTCCGAACCTGCTACTGCCGAGATTGTGCGGACATCTCGGGCCGGTCGCAAACAGGCCGAAAATGGCCTCACGGCCTTGCTTCGGCCGTCGCCGCTTCGGTAGAAAAGCCACGCGGGCAGGGTTTGGTGGGAGCGCTCATAGACGGCAAGGCAGTCGCGGCGGCGGTGCGGCAGGAGGTGCGGGCGCGCGTCGAAGCCCTTTCCGCGCGCGGCACCGTCGCAGGGCTGGCGACCGTTCTCGTCGGCGACGATCCCGCCTCCCAGGTCTACGTCGGGAACAAGCAGAAGGCGTGCACCGAGGTGGGTATCCGCTCGTTCGGACACCGGCTGCCCGCGACGACCACGCAGCGCGAGCTGCTGGCGCTCGTCGCGTCGCTCGCCGGGAACGCCGACGTGCACGGCATCCTCGTCCAGCTCCCGCTCCCGAAGGGGCTCGACGCGCAGGCGGTGATCGAGGCGATTCCGCCCGCGAAGGACGTCGACGGCCTGCATCCGGTGAGCCAGGGCAAGCTCCTGGCCGGTGCGCCGGGGCTGCGGTCGTGCACGCCGCTCGGAGTCATGCGGCTCATCGACGAGACGCGAACGGAGCTGAAGGGGGCGCGCGCGGTCGTGGTCGGCCGGAGCGTGCTGGTCGGCAAGCCGATGGCGCTCCTCCTCCTCGAGCGGCACGCGACGGTCACCATGTGTCACTCGCGCACGCGGGATCTCGGCGAAGAAATCGGGCGCGCCGACGTGGTGGTCGCGGCGGCCGGTCAGATCGGGCTCGTGAAAGGCGCGTGGATCCGGCCCGGCGCGATCGTGATCGACGTCGGGACGAATCGCGGCCCCGACGGAAGGCTCTGCGGCGACGTCGAGTTCGCGCCGGCGCGGGAGCGCGCGGCCTTCATCACGCCGGTGCCGGGCGGCGTGGGGCCGATGACGGTCGCGATGCTGCTCGTCAACACGATAACCGCCGCCGAGTGGTCGGCAGCATCGCGCGCGGCCTGATGCCGCAGCGTACCGCCCTCTACGACGAGCATCGGGCGCTCGGCGCTCGCATGGTCGAGTTCGGGGGCTGGGAGATGCCCGTGTCCTATCGCGGCGCGACAGAGGAGCATCGCGCCGTGCGAGAGCGGTGCGGCGTCTTCGACGTGAGCCACATGGGCGAGGTCGAGCTGCGCGGCGCCGGGGCGATCGCGTTCTGTGACCGCCTCACCGTGAACGCCGTTGCGCGCCTCGGCGACGGCGACGGGCAATACACGGTGCTGTGCGACGACGGCGGCCACGTGATCGACGATCTGATCGTGTACCGCCTGGCGGCGAATCGCCTGCTCCTGGTCGTGAATGCCGCCAACACGGCGATCGATCTCGAGTGGATCCGTCGAGCGTGTCCGGCCGACGTCACGGTCGTCGACCGCAGCGCCGAGACGGGGCTCGTGGCGCTTCAGGGGCCGATGGCCGAGCAGGTGCTCCGGAAGCTCACCACGATCGAGGTGCCGGGCATACGTCCCTTCACCATCCGCACGGGCCGCGTCGCGGGCGAGGACGCGTTCGTGGCGCGGACGGGATACACGGGCGAGGACGGCTTCGAGCTGTTCGTGGGAACGGCGGGCCTCGTCGCCCTCTGGCGGGCGGTCGTGAAGGGCGCCGAGGAGGTGGGTGGCATGCCGTGTGGACTCGCCGCGCGCGACACGCTGCGCCTCGAAGCCGCGCTCGCGCTCTGTGGCACCGACATGGACCGCACGACGACGCCGCTCGAGGCGGGCCTCGCATGGGTCGTGAAGCTCGACAAGGGAGACTTCATCGGCCGCGCCGCCCTTCGCGCGCAGCGGGAGCGCGGCATCCCGCGCCGGCTCGTCGGCATCGAGCTCGCGGAGGCGGGCATCCCGCGCCACGGCTTCGAGGTGTGGAGCGGCGAGCGCCGGGTGGGGCAGGTGACCAGCGGCACGAAGTCGCCGACCCTAGGGACGTGCATCGGGCTCGCCTACGTCGAGCGTGGATTCGAGGCGCCGGGGACGGCGCTCGCTGTCGACATCCGAGGGCGACGTGTCCCCGCCCGTGTGGTAGAGCGGCCGTTCTATCGACGGCGGCGGTAGAGGAGCGACCATGAAGACACCGGACGATCTACGCTACACGAAGGATCACGAATGGATCCGGGTCGACGGAGCCGAGGGCACGATCGGCATCACGGACTTCGCGCAGGACGCGCTGGGTGACGTCGTGTTCGTGGAGCTGCCGGCGGTCGGTGCGACGCTGACGCAGGGACAGACGTTCGGCGTCGTGGAGTCGAACAAGACGGTCTCGGATCTCTTCGCGCCCGTGGCCGGCAAGGTCGTCGCCGTGAACGAGGAGCTGCGCGCGCGTCCCGAGCTGGTGAACCAGGACCCCTACGGGGCGGGGTGGATGATCAAGATCGCGATCGACAACCCCGGGCAATCGACCTCGCTCCTCGACGTGGCCGCGTACAAGGCCCACGTCGAGACCGATCACGCATGAGCGCATACACGCCCCACACGCCCGGTGACGTCGCGGCGATGCTGTCCGCGATCGGCGTCGGATCGATCGACGACCTCGTCGCCCACGTGCCGGCACACCTGCGGGAGCGCGCGCGCATCGGGTTGGCCCCGGGACTGACCGAGCCGGACCTGCGTCGTGCGCTGGGCGACCTCGCGGCGAAGAACGAGGTGGTCACGGAAGGGGCCACGTTCGTCGGCGCCGGCGCGTATCCGCACCTCGCGCCGGGCGTGGTGAACCAGATCCTGCTGCGCTCGGAGTTCGCAACCGCCTACACGCCGTACCAACCCGAGGTGAGCCAGGGGACGCTGCAGTCGATCTTCGAGTTCCAGACGTTCGCGGCCCTGATCCTGGGGCTCGATGTCGCCAACGCCAGCATGTACGACGGCGCCTCGGCCACGGCCGAAGCCGTGCTGATGGCGCGGCGGCTCGTTCCCGGACGATCGACGGTGCTCGTGTCCCGCGGCGTCCATCCGCACTACCGCGAGACGCTCGCGACCTACGTCCAGGGGCTCGCCGACGTCCGTCTGCGCGAGGTCCCGCTCGACGCCGATGGTCGCACCGACATGGCGGCGCTCGCGGGGCTGATTGGTCCGGACACGATGTGCGTCGTGCTCGGGTACCCGAACGTTCTCGGCGTCGTCGAGAACGTGGCTGCCGCCGCCACGGCGGTGCACGCGGCCGGCGGGCTTGCGATCACGGCTACGCCGGAGCCGCTCGCGCTCGCGTACGTCCGCTCGCCGGGCGGGTGCGGCGTCGACATCGCCGTCGCCGAGGGCCAGAGCTTCGGGCTTCCGGTGTCGTACGGCGGACCCGGCGTCGGCCTGTTCGCGACCCGCGACGCCCACGTGCGCGCGATGCCCGGTCGCATCGTCGGGGAGACCGTCGACGCGCAGGGGCGGCGCGGGTACGTGCTCACCCTCGCGACCCGCGAGCAGCACATCCGCCGGCAGCGCGCGACATCGAACATCTGCACGAACCAGGGGCTGTGTGCGCTGGCCGTGACGGTCTACCTGTCCATGCTGGGACGCGACGGCCTGCGCCGGCTGGCGGAGACCAACTACCGGCGTGCACACGCGGTGGCGGCACGCCTCGAGGCGGTCGGGGTGCCGCGCGTCGGATCGGCTCCCTTCTTCAACGAGTTCGTGGTCCGGGCGCCCGGGGCTGCGCGAGCGTGGGAGCAGATCGTCGCGCGCGACGGCATCGTACCCGGGTATCCGCTCGCACGCTGGCTGCCCGAGTACATGGACACGCTTCTCGTGTGCGTCACCGAGGTCCACGACGATCCGGCCGTCGAGCGACTCGTGCGGACGTTGACGCCGGCGGGGCCCGCAGCGCGGGCGCAGGCGGGCTGAGCCGATGCTGTTGCCCGAGCCGTTGATCTTCGAACGTGGGTCGCACGGGCGTTCCGGATGGTCCGCATCGGCGCCCATAGCGGACCCGGTCGCATCGTTGCCGGCGGAGCTGCGGCGCGAAGACGACCTCGCGGGGTTGCCCGAGGTGGGCGAGCTGGACGTGCTGC
Coding sequences:
- the yajC gene encoding preprotein translocase subunit YajC, with the protein product MGTAWAQSGEPAGPPPMLVQLAPLVLIGAIFYMLLIRPEQRRRKDLESQVAGLKRNDQVVLSSGIHGRVTALGEKVLTIEIAPKVPVQVDRDSIGRVLTAPSAEAREKEREKS
- the secD gene encoding protein translocase subunit SecD, translated to MGSVTYRAALFAALSLASLVMLAPTFAPSVPAWWPWKQSLRLGLDLQGGTHLLYTVGIEQAVDNTIDRVGRDLERELKSAQVGAFTVDREGRKLVVRLANKDKRQEARDIVKSRFPNLVSGESSGDADLTLELTPVEMERVRSGVVDQALQVIRNRIDQFGVTEPTVLAQGTDEIVVQLPGIQDPQRAKDLIGRTAVLEFKLVAQGPQAGTVDAPGPGMQVLPGAPNERGGKAKYLLERRPIMTGDVITDARVAPGGSLEGPVVEFVLDAEGTRLFGDATRANVQRQLAIVLDGYVESAPVIETPITEGRGIIRGRFDFKEAQDLANVLRNGALPAPLQLQEERTVGPSLGKDSIRKGSLSFIVGALGVIVFMLFYYRGGGAIADAALIVNVLLLLGVFAVGGFTLTLPGIAGVVLTTGMAVDVNVLVLERVREELRLGKSPRAAIEAGYERAKQAILDSNVCTFGSGLILFQFGTGPVRGFAVTLCVGILTTLATGVYGTRVVYDWLASRGRLKTVSV
- the secF gene encoding protein translocase subunit SecF is translated as MAKPATTIPHFVELIPSNLKVDFVRMMGPMLMFSWTIILIGLVSIYLRGGLNYGIDFAGGTLVHVKFPQATAVADLRAALEGPGVRELIVQDVGGAGQEFQIRLLAAEGENETTTAANAKAGLQAKFGEGSFEVLRVETVGPKVGKDLWRDATLAVLASTLLMGIYIWFRFDLRFGIGAAVALLHDVLITVALLSLFNMEFDLTTVSALLTVVGYSVHDTVIISDRIRENLTKMRKETLVTIVNRSINETLSRTIITSGTAILVTMSLFFLGGPVIHSFAFALLVGFTVGTYSSIYVAAPIVIWLEGKVGRTA
- a CDS encoding helix-turn-helix domain-containing protein gives rise to the protein MVEKDEALLNSKEVAEILDLSPDTVNELARKSVLPAFKRGRQWRFRKPDIVSYKRERWSATAA
- a CDS encoding methyltransferase domain-containing protein, whose amino-acid sequence is MALANTQPHESALYYEFSHLYDAFFGRVFYPRIARVIRSLAIPPGARVLEIGVGTGLSLDAYPSHCQVVGIDLAPDMLERAQERIDRNGWRHITLEQGDALDLRFADNTFDYVMAFHVVSVVPDAGRLMREAQRVGKPGGLITVINHFRSENPAVARVQRVIDPMTRRLGWTTSLQLRDILDRRSLHVERQWKTSPRSLFTIVVARNAKAVRARAEVRGAAEVERTY
- the folD gene encoding bifunctional methylenetetrahydrofolate dehydrogenase/methenyltetrahydrofolate cyclohydrolase FolD, which gives rise to MGALIDGKAVAAAVRQEVRARVEALSARGTVAGLATVLVGDDPASQVYVGNKQKACTEVGIRSFGHRLPATTTQRELLALVASLAGNADVHGILVQLPLPKGLDAQAVIEAIPPAKDVDGLHPVSQGKLLAGAPGLRSCTPLGVMRLIDETRTELKGARAVVVGRSVLVGKPMALLLLERHATVTMCHSRTRDLGEEIGRADVVVAAAGQIGLVKGAWIRPGAIVIDVGTNRGPDGRLCGDVEFAPARERAAFITPVPGGVGPMTVAMLLVNTITAAEWSAASRAA
- the gcvT gene encoding glycine cleavage system aminomethyltransferase GcvT, with protein sequence MPQRTALYDEHRALGARMVEFGGWEMPVSYRGATEEHRAVRERCGVFDVSHMGEVELRGAGAIAFCDRLTVNAVARLGDGDGQYTVLCDDGGHVIDDLIVYRLAANRLLLVVNAANTAIDLEWIRRACPADVTVVDRSAETGLVALQGPMAEQVLRKLTTIEVPGIRPFTIRTGRVAGEDAFVARTGYTGEDGFELFVGTAGLVALWRAVVKGAEEVGGMPCGLAARDTLRLEAALALCGTDMDRTTTPLEAGLAWVVKLDKGDFIGRAALRAQRERGIPRRLVGIELAEAGIPRHGFEVWSGERRVGQVTSGTKSPTLGTCIGLAYVERGFEAPGTALAVDIRGRRVPARVVERPFYRRRR
- the gcvH gene encoding glycine cleavage system protein GcvH — its product is MKTPDDLRYTKDHEWIRVDGAEGTIGITDFAQDALGDVVFVELPAVGATLTQGQTFGVVESNKTVSDLFAPVAGKVVAVNEELRARPELVNQDPYGAGWMIKIAIDNPGQSTSLLDVAAYKAHVETDHA
- the gcvPA gene encoding aminomethyl-transferring glycine dehydrogenase subunit GcvPA, which gives rise to MSAYTPHTPGDVAAMLSAIGVGSIDDLVAHVPAHLRERARIGLAPGLTEPDLRRALGDLAAKNEVVTEGATFVGAGAYPHLAPGVVNQILLRSEFATAYTPYQPEVSQGTLQSIFEFQTFAALILGLDVANASMYDGASATAEAVLMARRLVPGRSTVLVSRGVHPHYRETLATYVQGLADVRLREVPLDADGRTDMAALAGLIGPDTMCVVLGYPNVLGVVENVAAAATAVHAAGGLAITATPEPLALAYVRSPGGCGVDIAVAEGQSFGLPVSYGGPGVGLFATRDAHVRAMPGRIVGETVDAQGRRGYVLTLATREQHIRRQRATSNICTNQGLCALAVTVYLSMLGRDGLRRLAETNYRRAHAVAARLEAVGVPRVGSAPFFNEFVVRAPGAARAWEQIVARDGIVPGYPLARWLPEYMDTLLVCVTEVHDDPAVERLVRTLTPAGPAARAQAG